The Helicobacter sp. 11S03491-1 DNA segment ATTTTGTATTAAACTTTACCTCAAATAAATAGGATAAACAATGTTAAATTTTTTATTTCACTCTAGGCGTATAGGAGCAGAAGTTGTTATTTTTATGGTTTATGCAGTTTTTAGTGTCTCTTGGAGCACCACCGGTTCGCTTATGCCCCAAATTCAAGCCCAACTTGGTATCAATACCCAACAAGCAAGTTTTATCACTACCTCTATAGTGCTTGCAAAAATATTTGGATCTATTTTTACAGGATTTCTAGTTTATAAATTCGGACTCAAAAAAGGATATTTTTTAGGCTGTTTGCTTATAAGCTCAGGTATTTTCTTGCCTTTTGTGGATAGTTATCTGGGTATTTTAATCATTAGATTTTTGACAGGACTTGGTTCTGCTTGTGCTTTGATATGTTTAGTCCCTATTGCTCAACAATGGTTTTCAAATAAGGCTTTAAGTATTGTTTTAAGCCTTAATATTTCTTCACAAACTTTTGGGACTATCTTTGCTCTTATCTTTGCAGAAGCCATTGCAATGAGCATTGGAAATTGGAAATTATCCTTATCATTTTATGCATGGATTAATCTTATTCTAATGCTTTTGTGGCTTGTGGTTGGCAAAGATCAAAAAAATGATCAAAATACTCAGACAACCCCATCAACAAAAAATAACCAAAAAAGAAAAGAACTTTTATTTGCGTTCAAATCTCCAATGACTTGGGGAATGATTATCCATCATGTTGGACCCCTGTTATTTTTGAATGTCAGTTTTACTTTTTTGCCGGATTTTTATACAAAATATACTCATTTAGATGCAGATTCTATCAATATAGCCAAAATTTACGTCCCTGTAATTGCCAATATTGCTATGATTATCAGTCCTTACATAGGTGTTTTTCTTAAAAAGAAAGGGATTTATTACAAAAATGTATTGATTATAAGCGATTTGATGTTGGTATTGTGTTCAGCATTGATGTTTTTTGTTTTTAAAGATATAACCGGTATTTTAATCACTACTTTTTTTGCAGGGATTTTTAGTGCAACTTGGGTTCCTTATATTTTTAGCCTACCTTCAGAAGTCAAAAATTCTACTCCTACACAAACTCATTATGTGATGAGTATTTTTTGGGCAGTGTTATTTTCAATCTTGACAATCAATATGCAAATCATCGCTTACAGCGTAGATAGATTTGGAAACTATAATTTTGGTTTTGGGTATTTTATTATTTTTACTCTTATTTGTGCGCCTATTTCTTGGTGGCTTTTGCCTAATAAAAAATATTTTGAAAAATAATTATTGTAAAATTTTAAGAAGCTATATTGGCTTATAGCAATAACAAAACAAAAAGATATAAAAATGAAAAGAATAACTATTGAAAAATTTACTCCTATTAAAATCATTCTTTTTAGGACTGATAGACTAGGGGATACAGTGCTCTCTTTGGAATGTATTGAAGCTATCAAAAGCACTTATCCAAAAAGTTATATATGCTTTGGATTACAAAGCTATACAGCCCCTTTGGTAGAAAATAATCCTTTTTTGGATGAGGTAATATGTGTGGATATGTATGGACAAAAAGAATTGGTTTCTATCTTAAAATCTAAAAATTTTGATATCAGTATTTCACTTTTTGCCTCCAAAATCGCTTGTTATGCCCCATTTTTCGCCAAAATTCCTATTCGAATTGGACCTCTTTCCAAAATAAGAGGATTACTTTTTACGCACAAAATTTACCAAAAACGATCAAAAGGAGAAAAAAATGAAGGAGAATATAATCTGGATTTACTAAAACCATTAAATTGCGAAAAAAAATATTTTCCAAAGATATATCTTACTTCTTCAGAAAAGCAGTGGGGCAAAAATTACATAACCCATAAATTTATTTTTCAATCTCTCCCTCTTATCATCATCCACCCCGGTAGCGGTGGCTCTTCAAGGGATTGGAAAGTACAAAACTATTTTTCACTCGCACAAACAATTATTAAAAACAAAATTGCCAATATTCTTATTACAGGTTCTTCTAAGGAATTAGAAAATTATGCAAATATTTTAAAAGATTACCCCTTATTGCAGAAAAATCATCTCTTAGAAAATCAAAAGCCTTTAAGAGAGTTTCTAAGCATTATTACTCATGCAAATATTTTTATGAGTAATAGCACAGGTCCTTTGCATTGTGCAAGCGCTCTTGGATGCAAAACAATTGGTTTTTATCCGTTAAATCGCACTTGTAGCCCCAAAAGATGGGGAGTGATGAGTGAGAATCCAAACGATCACCTCACCTTAAGTCCCAAAAAAGAAAATTTCACATCTCAAATTTGTGGAGATATTCCATTCCAAGAGTGTATGGAACTTATTACTATCGAAGATGCCCTCCAAGCTATCAAAAAATTAATTTAGAAATTCCAATCAACCTAGAATAATACTTTGTGCTGCTTGAGGAATTATTTCACCAACAATACAAGCATGCTCATAGCCACTTTTTCTCAATTTATCCACCAAGTCGCCACTTGTTTGTTTAGGCAAGGCAAACAAAAGTCCTCCCGAAGTTTGGGCATCATAATAATAAATATCTTCTTGGAGATTGCAGCTAACTTGGACTTTGGTGTGAAGATAAGATTTGTTTGCATCACTCCCGCCGGGAACAAAACCTTCCAAAGCCAGTTCAATAGAATTCTCAAAAATTGGAATTGCAGAAGTATGAAAAAGAATGCTTTTTCCCCCTGTTCCACACATTTCTAAGCTATGTCCAATAAGTCCAAATCCTGTAATATCTGTGCAAGCATGAATCTCCATTTTTTGGGCAATTTGAGTTGCTTTGAGATTTAACATTCTCATTGAATCAATAGTTTGCATTCCTTGTGCCAGAGTTATCTTCTCATTTTTCATTGCAGTCGTAATAATACCACTTCCAATAGGCTTACTCAAAACAAGCACATCACCAATTTGAGCAGTGTTATTTCTCCAAATTTGATGTTTTTTGGCTTCACCCATGGCGCTGAGTCCATACTTTAGTTCCAAATCACTAATTGTATGTCCACCCAATAATACTCCACCTGCTTCAAGAACTTTCTCTAGCCCTCCCCTTAAAATTTCATTTACTTCAGAAGCCAAAATATGTTCTTTATCCCACATTAAGAGATTTAGAGCTGTTTTTACCATCGCCCCCATTGCAAAAATATCACTCAATGAATTAGCCGCTGCGATCTGCCCATAGATATAAGGATCATCTACAACAGGCGTGATAAAATCTACACTTTGAACAATGACATCATCTCTTTGCATATCAAGTTGATAAACCCCGCCATCTTCATTCCCCTCAAAACCAACGATGAGATTTTTATGAAAAGGTTGTTTGAGATTGGTAATTTGTGAGAGATCTTCCAGACCTATTTTACCTGCTCAACCTGCACAACGGACAAACTTTGTTAATCGACCCATTTTTTTTCCTATAGTGAAATTACACCCTCATTGGTGAGGAAATCTTCCATTACCTCAAGCCCATTGCCAATCCTTCCTACCAAAACTTTATCTTTTAATCCAAAATGTTCCAAACAAGTTTGACAGGACAAAATTTCAACCCCTAAAGATTCCAATGTTTTTAAATATATAATTGTATCTTTATTTTGAATTTTATCATTTTGAGTGCTCAATAAAACACCCCGATTAAGAAAAACAATTTTTTTAGGCAAAATGTCTTTATTGGAGATTTGAGTCATGGCATATATAAAACTATTTGCAACAATACTTCCAAGTTCGCCTTCACCAATTTTGTCTGATTTAAAAAGCACAGTTTTATTTTTCATCTTTATCCTTTAATCTCATAATAAGGTTCAAATATACTTCATAAAGAATATTTAAGTCTTTTATACTTACTCTTTCATCAACTGAATGAATTCTATCATTAATTACACCAAATTCTACAACCTCCACTCCAAAATTAGCAAAATGTCTCGCATCACTAGTCCCTCCGCTTGTGCTAAAACATGGATGCACACAACAAACTTGGCTTACAACTTCGCATAAAGATTGAGCAAGAACACAATGAGCATTTGTAAGAAAGGGTTGAGAACTTGTCTTGATGTCCAAATCATACTCCAATCCGCTTAAAACATTCTCAACATAGGCTTGAACACTTTGGAGATTGGTATGGGTAGAATTCCTAACATTAAACATTATTTTCACATTCCCCGGTGTTACGTTCACTGCTTCCATACCGCCACGAATATCAGTAATAACAAGTTTGCTGGCATCAAAATGCTCATCTCCATTATCTAAATTTACCCCTGCAAGAAGTCCAAGCTTGCTTCCAAGAAGTTCAATGGGATTTATACATTTTTCAGGATAAGCCACATGACCTTGCACTCCCTTAAGATTAATGATTCCATTAATAGAACCGCGCCTGCCAATTTTGATATTATCCCCGATCTTTGATGTGCAAGTAGGTTCGCCCACCAATGCCATATCAGGAAGCAAGTTTTTTTCTTCCAGGACTTCTAAAACAATTTTTGTCCCATAAGTTCCACAACCCTCCTCATCGCTTGTAAGCAACACAGAAAGAATCAATGGGGTTTTTAAATTTGCAAAATCTTTTATGCAATCTCTAAGGGCACAAACAAAAGCAGCAACGCCACTTTTCATATC contains these protein-coding regions:
- a CDS encoding MFS transporter, which encodes MLNFLFHSRRIGAEVVIFMVYAVFSVSWSTTGSLMPQIQAQLGINTQQASFITTSIVLAKIFGSIFTGFLVYKFGLKKGYFLGCLLISSGIFLPFVDSYLGILIIRFLTGLGSACALICLVPIAQQWFSNKALSIVLSLNISSQTFGTIFALIFAEAIAMSIGNWKLSLSFYAWINLILMLLWLVVGKDQKNDQNTQTTPSTKNNQKRKELLFAFKSPMTWGMIIHHVGPLLFLNVSFTFLPDFYTKYTHLDADSINIAKIYVPVIANIAMIISPYIGVFLKKKGIYYKNVLIISDLMLVLCSALMFFVFKDITGILITTFFAGIFSATWVPYIFSLPSEVKNSTPTQTHYVMSIFWAVLFSILTINMQIIAYSVDRFGNYNFGFGYFIIFTLICAPISWWLLPNKKYFEK
- a CDS encoding glycosyltransferase family 9 protein, translating into MKRITIEKFTPIKIILFRTDRLGDTVLSLECIEAIKSTYPKSYICFGLQSYTAPLVENNPFLDEVICVDMYGQKELVSILKSKNFDISISLFASKIACYAPFFAKIPIRIGPLSKIRGLLFTHKIYQKRSKGEKNEGEYNLDLLKPLNCEKKYFPKIYLTSSEKQWGKNYITHKFIFQSLPLIIIHPGSGGSSRDWKVQNYFSLAQTIIKNKIANILITGSSKELENYANILKDYPLLQKNHLLENQKPLREFLSIITHANIFMSNSTGPLHCASALGCKTIGFYPLNRTCSPKRWGVMSENPNDHLTLSPKKENFTSQICGDIPFQECMELITIEDALQAIKKLI
- the dapE gene encoding succinyl-diaminopimelate desuccinylase, with protein sequence MQPNVLEFLSDLVRYPSITPDECGIYELICAQLPDFEVLHIDKGGVKNLFLYKRFGEPASKALHFCFAGHIDVVPPGQGWGSDPFNPTLKEGYLYARGTQDMKSGVAAFVCALRDCIKDFANLKTPLILSVLLTSDEEGCGTYGTKIVLEVLEEKNLLPDMALVGEPTCTSKIGDNIKIGRRGSINGIINLKGVQGHVAYPEKCINPIELLGSKLGLLAGVNLDNGDEHFDASKLVITDIRGGMEAVNVTPGNVKIMFNVRNSTHTNLQSVQAYVENVLSGLEYDLDIKTSSQPFLTNAHCVLAQSLCEVVSQVCCVHPCFSTSGGTSDARHFANFGVEVVEFGVINDRIHSVDERVSIKDLNILYEVYLNLIMRLKDKDEK
- the selD gene encoding selenide, water dikinase SelD; its protein translation is MGLEDLSQITNLKQPFHKNLIVGFEGNEDGGVYQLDMQRDDVIVQSVDFITPVVDDPYIYGQIAAANSLSDIFAMGAMVKTALNLLMWDKEHILASEVNEILRGGLEKVLEAGGVLLGGHTISDLELKYGLSAMGEAKKHQIWRNNTAQIGDVLVLSKPIGSGIITTAMKNEKITLAQGMQTIDSMRMLNLKATQIAQKMEIHACTDITGFGLIGHSLEMCGTGGKSILFHTSAIPIFENSIELALEGFVPGGSDANKSYLHTKVQVSCNLQEDIYYYDAQTSGGLLFALPKQTSGDLVDKLRKSGYEHACIVGEIIPQAAQSIILG
- a CDS encoding DsrE family protein; its protein translation is MKNKTVLFKSDKIGEGELGSIVANSFIYAMTQISNKDILPKKIVFLNRGVLLSTQNDKIQNKDTIIYLKTLESLGVEILSCQTCLEHFGLKDKVLVGRIGNGLEVMEDFLTNEGVISL